A region from the Nocardioides coralli genome encodes:
- a CDS encoding potassium channel family protein has translation MLGLGRFGRSLALELMGEGVEVLGVDADARAVQSLAGRLTHVVEADVTDEDAMRELGVADFDTVVVGVGTDLESSILATSVAVGLGVRTVWAKAISSAHARILAQIGADHVVRPEHDMGRRVAHLLRGGMTEYVELDHGYAFARTPAPTPLVGRTLAGYGVRDQFGVTVVGIKRRDGDFSYATADTVVKEGDELIVAGTKEQVEAFGRLSASVVPRRR, from the coding sequence GGCTCGGCCGCTTCGGGCGGTCCCTCGCCCTCGAGCTCATGGGCGAGGGCGTCGAGGTGCTGGGCGTCGACGCCGATGCACGCGCCGTGCAGTCGCTGGCCGGTCGCCTGACCCACGTCGTGGAGGCCGACGTCACCGACGAGGACGCGATGCGCGAGCTGGGCGTCGCGGACTTCGACACCGTGGTCGTCGGCGTCGGCACCGACCTCGAGTCCAGCATCCTGGCGACCTCCGTCGCCGTGGGACTCGGCGTCCGCACCGTCTGGGCCAAGGCGATCAGCTCGGCCCACGCCCGGATCCTGGCCCAGATCGGCGCCGACCACGTCGTCCGGCCCGAGCACGACATGGGGCGGCGGGTGGCCCACCTGCTCCGCGGCGGGATGACCGAGTACGTCGAGCTCGACCACGGCTACGCCTTCGCCCGGACGCCGGCCCCGACCCCGCTCGTCGGGCGCACCCTGGCGGGCTACGGCGTCCGCGACCAGTTCGGCGTCACCGTCGTCGGGATCAAGCGACGCGACGGCGACTTCAGCTACGCCACGGCCGACACGGTGGTGAAGGAGGGTGACGAGCTCATCGTCGCCGGCACCAAGGAGCAGGTCGAGGCGTTCGGCCGGCTGTCGGCGTCGGTGGTGCCTCGCCGCCGGTGA
- the ypfJ gene encoding KPN_02809 family neutral zinc metallopeptidase translates to MRFNPRARLDTGRMRDTGGRGGSRGGGGGAVRIPVPTGAKAGGGAVGLLVILLLVVLTQCVGGSRGGLPLPDDRLDLSRVSGADSNRYANCRTGADANTDRDCARVAVENSLTDYWSEQLPASVEFRPEGVMQTFTGSVSTGCGQATSQVGPFYCPVDEGIYLDTTFFREVLERQLGGPGGDFVEYYVLAHEYGHHVQNLLGTMGRVRTQQGPTSDAVRLELQADCYAGMWTRSATTTEDARGEPLIVDLTQADIDQAIAAAKAVGDDRIQDRTTGRVNPAEWTHGSAEQRQRWFAVGFQEGSLEACDTFSAAQL, encoded by the coding sequence ATGCGCTTCAACCCGAGGGCCCGGCTCGACACCGGCCGGATGCGTGACACCGGCGGCCGCGGCGGCAGTCGCGGCGGCGGTGGCGGCGCCGTCCGCATCCCCGTCCCCACCGGTGCCAAGGCCGGCGGCGGCGCCGTCGGGCTGCTCGTGATCCTGCTCCTCGTCGTCCTCACCCAATGTGTCGGTGGCAGCCGTGGTGGGCTCCCGCTCCCGGACGACCGGCTCGACCTGTCGCGGGTGTCCGGCGCCGACAGCAACCGCTACGCGAACTGCCGGACCGGCGCCGACGCCAACACCGACCGTGACTGCGCCCGGGTCGCCGTGGAGAACTCGCTGACCGACTACTGGAGCGAGCAGCTGCCGGCGTCCGTCGAGTTCCGGCCCGAGGGTGTGATGCAGACCTTCACCGGCTCGGTGAGCACCGGCTGCGGCCAGGCCACCTCCCAGGTGGGGCCCTTCTACTGCCCCGTGGACGAGGGCATCTACCTCGACACCACGTTCTTCCGCGAGGTGCTGGAGCGACAGCTCGGCGGTCCCGGCGGCGATTTCGTCGAGTACTACGTGCTCGCCCACGAGTACGGCCACCACGTGCAGAACCTCCTGGGCACGATGGGCCGGGTGCGGACCCAGCAGGGGCCCACGAGCGACGCCGTCCGGCTCGAGCTGCAGGCGGACTGCTACGCCGGCATGTGGACGCGTAGCGCGACCACCACGGAGGACGCGCGCGGCGAGCCGCTCATCGTCGACCTCACCCAGGCAGACATCGACCAGGCCATCGCCGCGGCCAAGGCGGTCGGTGACGACCGGATCCAGGACCGCACCACCGGTCGGGTCAACCCCGCCGAGTGGACCCACGGCTCCGCGGAGCAGCGCCAGCGCTGGTTCGCGGTCGGTTTCCAGGAGGGGTCGCTGGAGGCCTGTGACACGTTCAGCGCCGCGCAGCTCTGA
- a CDS encoding ABC-F family ATP-binding cassette domain-containing protein, whose translation MITAQHLEVRAGARLLMANVDFRVAAGDKVGLVGRNGAGKTTLTKILAGDALPASGQVLRTGEVGYLPQDPRTGDPDVLALNRILSARGLDDVVRRLREAETEMGSDDPAVRERAMRRYTRADTELHAGGGYAAESEATQIAHSLGIEDRLLQQPLCTLSGGQRRRVELARILFSGAETLLLDEPTNHLDADSVVWLREFLAAHKGGLVVISHDTALLEATVTRVLHLDANRAEIDVYNMGWRAYLQQRETDEKRRRRERANAENKAKALTDQANKMRAKATKAQAAQSMLKRADKLMAGIEGERRADRVARIGFPAPAPCGKTPLTAAELSKSYGSLEVFTDVDLAIDRGSRVVILGLNGAGKTTLLRILAGVDAPDTGEVRPGHGLRLGYYAQEHETLDVDRTVLENLRTSAPELTDTQARSVLGSFLFSGDDANKPAKVLSGGEKTRLALAILVVSSANVLLLDEPTNNLDPASREEVLAAIRSYEGAIVLVTHDEGAVQALEPDRVLILPDGDEDLWSADYADLVSLA comes from the coding sequence ATGATCACCGCCCAGCACCTCGAAGTCCGTGCCGGGGCGCGACTCCTGATGGCGAACGTCGACTTCCGCGTGGCCGCCGGCGACAAGGTCGGGCTGGTCGGGCGCAACGGCGCCGGCAAGACCACCCTCACCAAGATCCTGGCCGGCGACGCCCTCCCCGCCTCCGGGCAGGTGCTGCGCACCGGCGAGGTCGGCTACCTGCCACAGGACCCGCGCACCGGCGACCCCGACGTCCTCGCCCTCAACCGGATCCTCTCCGCCCGGGGGCTCGACGACGTCGTGCGCCGGCTACGGGAGGCGGAGACCGAGATGGGCAGCGACGACCCCGCGGTGCGCGAGCGGGCCATGCGGCGCTACACGCGTGCCGACACCGAGCTGCACGCCGGGGGTGGTTACGCCGCCGAGTCGGAGGCCACCCAGATCGCGCACAGCCTCGGGATCGAGGACCGACTGCTGCAGCAGCCGCTCTGCACGCTGTCCGGTGGCCAGCGGCGCCGCGTAGAGCTGGCCCGGATCCTCTTCTCCGGAGCCGAGACCCTGCTGCTCGACGAGCCGACCAACCACCTCGACGCCGACTCCGTCGTCTGGCTGCGCGAGTTCCTCGCCGCCCACAAGGGAGGACTCGTGGTCATCAGCCACGACACCGCCCTGCTCGAGGCCACCGTCACGCGCGTCCTCCACCTCGACGCCAACCGGGCGGAGATCGACGTCTACAACATGGGGTGGCGCGCCTACCTCCAGCAGCGGGAGACCGACGAGAAGCGGCGCCGGCGCGAGCGTGCCAACGCCGAGAACAAGGCCAAGGCGCTCACCGACCAAGCCAACAAGATGCGGGCCAAGGCCACCAAGGCGCAGGCGGCCCAGTCGATGCTCAAGCGCGCCGACAAGCTGATGGCCGGCATCGAGGGGGAGCGTCGCGCCGACAGGGTGGCCCGGATCGGCTTCCCGGCACCGGCCCCGTGCGGGAAGACCCCGCTGACCGCCGCAGAGCTGTCGAAGTCCTACGGGTCGCTCGAGGTCTTCACCGACGTCGACCTCGCGATCGATCGGGGCAGCCGGGTGGTCATCCTCGGCCTGAACGGCGCCGGGAAGACCACGCTCCTGCGCATCCTCGCCGGGGTCGACGCACCCGACACGGGGGAGGTGCGGCCCGGGCACGGGTTGAGGCTCGGCTACTACGCCCAGGAGCACGAGACGCTCGACGTGGACCGCACCGTGCTGGAGAACCTGAGGACCTCCGCGCCGGAGCTGACCGACACCCAGGCACGCTCCGTGCTCGGGTCGTTCCTCTTCTCCGGCGACGACGCCAACAAGCCGGCCAAGGTGCTCTCCGGCGGGGAGAAGACCCGGCTGGCCCTCGCCATCCTCGTGGTCTCCTCGGCCAACGTCCTGCTGCTCGACGAGCCGACCAACAACCTCGACCCAGCATCCCGTGAGGAGGTCCTGGCAGCGATCCGCTCCTACGAGGGCGCCATCGTCCTCGTCACCCACGACGAGGGCGCAGTCCAGGCGCTGGAGCCGGATCGGGTGCTGATCCTGCCCGACGGCGACGAGGACCTCTGGTCCGCGGACTACGCCGACCTGGTCTCCCTCGCCTGA
- a CDS encoding enoyl-CoA hydratase/isomerase family protein, with protein sequence MTPEQLAEAGLRYQVDGSTATITLDRPQVRNAQTPAMWRALATLGEEIPDDVRVVVVRGEGRSFSSGLDRAMLTAGGGDGQETVADLLAQPDHRIAETIEQYQRGFTFLRDPRFVSVAAVRGHAVGAGFQLALACDLRVVAQDATFGMLESTLGLVPDLTGTKPLVELVGYSRALEICVTGRLVPAAEAVDLGLALLAVPGDELDATVTDLASALAAPMAGVVSETKALLLAAGGRSLDEQRRFEREAQVRRFRELARLAGG encoded by the coding sequence ATGACACCCGAACAGCTCGCGGAGGCCGGACTGCGCTACCAGGTCGACGGGAGCACGGCCACGATCACCCTCGACCGGCCCCAGGTGCGCAACGCGCAGACCCCGGCGATGTGGCGCGCACTGGCGACCCTGGGGGAGGAGATCCCCGACGACGTCCGCGTGGTGGTGGTCCGGGGCGAGGGTCGCTCGTTCTCCTCGGGCCTGGACCGCGCGATGCTCACCGCCGGCGGCGGGGACGGGCAGGAGACCGTCGCCGACCTCCTGGCGCAGCCGGACCACCGGATCGCCGAGACGATCGAGCAGTACCAGCGCGGGTTCACGTTCCTGCGAGACCCCCGCTTCGTCTCCGTCGCGGCAGTGCGGGGTCACGCCGTCGGCGCCGGGTTCCAGCTCGCCCTGGCCTGTGACCTCCGCGTGGTCGCCCAGGACGCGACGTTCGGCATGCTCGAGTCGACGCTGGGGCTGGTGCCCGACCTCACGGGAACAAAGCCGCTGGTCGAGCTGGTTGGCTACTCCAGGGCGCTGGAGATCTGCGTCACCGGCCGACTGGTACCGGCCGCCGAGGCGGTCGACCTCGGGCTGGCACTGCTGGCCGTGCCGGGCGACGAGCTCGACGCGACGGTGACGGACCTCGCCAGCGCCCTGGCGGCGCCGATGGCCGGCGTCGTCTCCGAGACCAAGGCGCTGCTGCTGGCGGCGGGCGGTCGCAGCCTCGACGAGCAGCGACGGTTCGAACGCGAGGCACAGGTACGCCGCTTCCGCGAGCTGGCCAGGCTCGCGGGCGGCTAG
- a CDS encoding ABC transporter ATP-binding protein — protein MSLSTGMGPAWRHMRTDREAAKARIEPGTVRRVLGFAVPHRPMIAGFLAITVLDSMLVVVTPLLVQRIVDDGILGGNPRLVTLLALAMAATALVGAGLSIVGGLLSSRIGEGLIFDLRTRVFGHVQRQSLAFFTRTQTGALVSRLNNDVVGAQRAFTSTLSNTVSSAISVLVVGIAMLALSWQVTLLCLLLFPLLFVTSRWVSGRLAALTREQMDGNADMGNAMTERFNVGGAMLLKLFGRRETEDALFADKAGQVRDVGVRIALLTRIFVAAVLTVPALALAVVYGVGGHLVIDGDLTVGTLLALGTLLVRLLGPLQSLSNVRIDVMTALVSFERVFEVLDLPAMVAEASDATPLPASASSLEFDHVGFSYPRADDVSLASLEAVARAESRDSGQVLHDISFRAAPGEMVALVGPSGAGKTTVTHLVARLYDATSGTVRVGDRDVREVTLESLEAVVGYVTQDAHMFHDTIRANLQYARPGATEDDLWQALRAAQIADLVGALPDGLDTVVGDRGYRLSGGERQRLAIARLLLKAPSIVVLDEATAHLDSESEAAVKEALDAALAGRTSLVIAHRLSTVRNADRILVLDGGRIVQSGTHAELLAQPGLYADLHRTQFFEDAPVA, from the coding sequence ATGTCCCTGTCGACGGGCATGGGTCCGGCCTGGCGCCACATGCGCACGGACCGGGAGGCGGCCAAGGCGCGGATCGAGCCCGGCACCGTACGCCGGGTGCTCGGCTTCGCCGTGCCCCACCGGCCGATGATCGCCGGGTTCCTGGCGATCACGGTGCTCGACTCGATGCTGGTCGTGGTCACGCCGCTGCTGGTCCAGCGGATCGTCGACGACGGCATCCTCGGCGGGAACCCCCGGCTGGTCACCCTGCTGGCGCTGGCGATGGCCGCGACGGCCCTGGTCGGTGCCGGGCTCTCGATCGTCGGAGGGCTGCTCTCCTCCCGCATCGGCGAGGGCCTCATCTTCGATCTGCGGACGCGCGTCTTCGGTCACGTGCAGCGGCAGTCGCTGGCGTTCTTCACCCGGACGCAGACCGGCGCCCTCGTCTCCCGGCTCAACAACGACGTCGTCGGGGCGCAGCGCGCGTTCACCTCGACCCTGTCCAACACCGTCTCGAGCGCGATCTCGGTGCTGGTCGTGGGCATCGCCATGCTGGCCCTCAGCTGGCAGGTGACGCTGCTGTGCCTGCTGCTCTTCCCGTTGCTGTTCGTCACCTCGCGCTGGGTGAGCGGCCGGCTGGCCGCGCTGACGCGCGAGCAGATGGACGGCAACGCCGACATGGGCAACGCCATGACCGAGCGGTTCAACGTGGGCGGCGCGATGCTGCTCAAGCTCTTCGGCCGACGCGAGACCGAGGACGCGCTCTTCGCCGACAAGGCCGGCCAGGTGCGCGACGTGGGCGTGCGGATCGCGCTGCTGACCCGGATTTTCGTGGCGGCCGTGCTGACGGTTCCCGCGCTGGCCCTCGCGGTGGTCTACGGCGTCGGCGGCCACCTGGTCATCGACGGTGACCTGACCGTGGGGACGCTGCTGGCCCTGGGCACGCTGCTGGTCCGGTTGCTCGGACCGCTGCAGAGCCTCTCCAACGTGCGGATCGACGTGATGACCGCGCTGGTCAGCTTCGAGCGGGTCTTCGAGGTGCTCGACCTGCCGGCGATGGTCGCCGAGGCGTCCGACGCGACACCGCTGCCGGCCAGCGCGTCGTCGTTGGAGTTCGACCACGTCGGCTTCAGCTACCCCCGTGCCGACGACGTCTCGCTGGCGTCCCTGGAGGCGGTGGCGCGCGCCGAGTCCCGCGACTCCGGCCAGGTGCTCCACGACATCAGCTTCCGCGCCGCGCCGGGGGAGATGGTGGCCCTCGTCGGGCCCTCGGGCGCCGGCAAGACCACCGTGACCCACCTCGTCGCCCGGCTCTACGACGCCACCTCCGGGACCGTGCGCGTCGGTGACCGCGACGTGCGCGAGGTGACCCTGGAGTCGCTGGAGGCGGTCGTCGGGTACGTCACCCAGGACGCGCACATGTTCCACGACACCATCCGTGCCAACCTGCAGTACGCCCGCCCCGGCGCCACCGAGGACGACCTCTGGCAGGCCCTGCGTGCGGCGCAGATCGCCGACCTCGTGGGCGCCCTTCCCGACGGGCTCGACACGGTGGTGGGGGACCGCGGATACCGGCTCTCCGGCGGCGAGCGGCAACGCCTGGCCATCGCCCGGCTCCTGCTCAAGGCGCCGTCGATCGTCGTGCTCGACGAGGCCACTGCCCACCTCGACTCCGAGTCCGAGGCCGCCGTCAAGGAGGCCCTCGACGCCGCGCTGGCAGGCCGCACGTCGCTGGTGATCGCCCATCGCCTCTCCACGGTGCGCAACGCCGACCGGATCCTGGTGCTCGACGGTGGCCGGATCGTGCAGTCGGGCACGCACGCCGAGCTGTTGGCGCAGCCGGGTCTCTACGCGGACCTGCACCGGACGCAGTTCTTCGAGGACGCCCCGGTCGCCTAG
- a CDS encoding SDR family oxidoreductase gives MDLDLSDRVFILTGAARGLGRATADALVAEGARVVISGRTDETLTAAVAELGEENAVSLVADNADPDTPRRLISAARDTWGRVDGALVSVGGPPVGPVTGVTDDEWTSAFSSVFLGAVRIAREVGQELLHGGSLALVLSSSVRAPLPNMAVSNGLRPGLAMVAKTLADELGPRGIRVNGLLPGRIGTERVAELDAATGDPDAAREASIAGIPLGRYGEPEEFGRTAAFLLSPAASFVSGVMLPVDGGMLRAL, from the coding sequence ATGGACCTCGATCTCTCGGACCGCGTGTTCATCCTCACGGGCGCCGCCCGCGGGCTCGGCCGGGCGACAGCCGACGCCCTGGTCGCCGAGGGGGCGCGGGTGGTGATCTCCGGACGCACCGACGAGACCCTGACTGCGGCCGTCGCCGAGCTCGGCGAGGAGAACGCCGTGAGCCTGGTCGCCGACAACGCCGATCCGGACACACCGCGACGCCTCATCTCCGCCGCGCGGGACACCTGGGGTCGCGTCGACGGCGCGCTCGTGTCGGTCGGTGGCCCGCCCGTGGGACCGGTCACCGGGGTCACGGACGACGAGTGGACCTCCGCGTTCTCGTCGGTGTTCCTCGGGGCGGTGCGGATCGCGCGGGAGGTCGGTCAGGAGCTGCTGCACGGGGGTTCGCTGGCGCTGGTGCTGTCGTCGAGCGTGCGGGCCCCGCTGCCGAACATGGCCGTCTCCAACGGGCTGCGCCCCGGACTGGCGATGGTCGCCAAGACGCTGGCCGACGAGCTCGGACCGCGGGGGATCCGGGTCAACGGGCTGCTGCCGGGCCGCATCGGCACCGAGCGTGTCGCGGAGCTCGATGCGGCCACGGGCGACCCCGACGCGGCCCGCGAGGCCTCGATCGCCGGCATCCCCCTGGGCCGCTACGGCGAGCCGGAGGAGTTCGGGCGCACGGCGGCGTTCCTGCTCTCGCCGGCGGCCTCATTCGTGAGCGGCGTGATGCTCCCGGTCGACGGGGGCATGCTCCGCGCGCTGTGA
- a CDS encoding SURF1 family cytochrome oxidase biogenesis protein produces MRSWRFLVSRRWVGFALVVALLAAGAWWLGEWQFSRLEERQLRNDVIQRNEAAPPAPVAEVVPADGELDAEDEWRTVTATGTYAAEETVIVRYRTRDGASGVEVVVPLVLDDGTAVLVDRGWLATDNRAATPDIAPRPPAGEVSITGWARRDSSGESTVVSDRSTRAISSEAIGEALDRDVLDGFVALRTEDPAPDEDLARTELPELDDGPHFFYGLQWWFFGLLALFGFGYLAWDERRGPRTRRSQRAEHAPVDREHHAAHE; encoded by the coding sequence GTGCGGTCATGGCGCTTCCTGGTGAGTCGGCGGTGGGTGGGGTTCGCCCTCGTCGTGGCCCTCCTCGCCGCAGGTGCCTGGTGGCTCGGCGAGTGGCAGTTCTCGCGTTTGGAGGAGCGGCAGCTGCGCAACGACGTCATCCAGCGCAACGAGGCCGCGCCGCCTGCCCCCGTCGCCGAGGTCGTGCCTGCCGACGGCGAGCTGGACGCCGAGGACGAGTGGCGGACCGTGACCGCGACCGGTACCTACGCCGCTGAGGAGACCGTCATCGTCCGCTACCGGACCCGGGACGGGGCGTCCGGTGTCGAGGTGGTCGTGCCCCTGGTGCTCGACGACGGCACTGCGGTCCTCGTGGACCGTGGCTGGCTCGCGACCGACAACCGCGCAGCCACTCCCGACATCGCACCGCGGCCCCCCGCCGGCGAGGTCTCGATCACGGGCTGGGCGCGCCGCGACTCCTCCGGTGAGAGCACCGTCGTGTCCGACCGGTCCACCCGGGCCATCTCGAGCGAGGCGATCGGGGAGGCGCTGGATCGCGACGTCCTCGACGGTTTCGTGGCACTCCGCACCGAGGACCCGGCACCCGACGAGGACCTGGCCCGCACCGAGCTGCCGGAGCTCGACGACGGCCCGCACTTCTTCTACGGCCTGCAGTGGTGGTTCTTCGGGCTCCTCGCCCTCTTCGGCTTCGGCTACCTGGCGTGGGACGAGCGCCGAGGTCCCCGGACACGCCGCTCACAGCGCGCGGAGCATGCCCCCGTCGACCGGGAGCATCACGCCGCTCACGAATGA
- the moaA gene encoding GTP 3',8-cyclase MoaA — MPLADRYGRVATDLRVSLTDRCNLRCSYCMPAEGLDWLPGEDVLTDDEVVRLIRIGVERLGIRDVRFTGGEPLVRRGLVDIVRRTRELDAGLGISLTTNALGLRHTAPALAAAGLDRVNVSLDTIRDDSFNTITRRDRLTDVLAGLEAARDAGLTPVKINAVLLRGINDDQAPELLAWAIDHGYHLRFIEQMPLDAQHDWSRAQMVTAEEILEMLQARFALTPAVEPRGSAPAELFEVDGGPATVGIIASVTRPFCGDCDRVRLTADGQVRNCLFARQESDLRTALRSDATDEEIAQRWVVAMLGKRPGHGIDDPSFLQPDRPMSAIGG, encoded by the coding sequence ATCCCGCTGGCTGACCGCTACGGCCGTGTCGCGACCGACCTCCGCGTGTCGTTGACCGACCGGTGCAACCTGCGCTGCTCCTACTGCATGCCGGCGGAAGGGCTCGACTGGCTGCCGGGCGAGGACGTGCTCACCGACGACGAGGTGGTCCGGTTGATCCGGATCGGCGTCGAGCGCCTCGGCATCCGGGATGTCCGCTTCACCGGCGGCGAGCCGCTCGTACGCCGCGGCCTGGTCGACATCGTCCGACGGACGCGGGAGCTCGACGCCGGACTCGGGATCAGCCTGACCACCAACGCCCTCGGCCTCAGGCACACCGCCCCGGCGCTCGCCGCTGCGGGACTCGACCGCGTCAACGTCAGCCTCGACACGATCCGCGACGACAGCTTCAACACGATCACCCGACGGGACCGCCTGACCGACGTGCTCGCCGGGCTCGAGGCCGCCCGCGACGCGGGGCTGACGCCCGTCAAGATCAACGCGGTGCTGCTCCGTGGGATCAACGACGACCAGGCGCCCGAGCTGCTCGCGTGGGCCATCGACCACGGCTACCACCTGCGGTTCATCGAGCAGATGCCGCTGGACGCCCAGCACGACTGGAGCCGCGCGCAGATGGTCACGGCCGAGGAGATCCTCGAGATGCTGCAGGCACGCTTCGCGCTCACCCCCGCGGTCGAGCCGCGCGGAAGCGCTCCGGCCGAGCTGTTCGAGGTCGACGGCGGTCCCGCGACGGTGGGCATCATCGCCTCGGTGACGCGCCCGTTCTGCGGCGACTGCGACCGCGTACGGCTCACGGCCGACGGTCAGGTCCGCAACTGCCTCTTCGCCCGCCAGGAGTCCGACCTGCGCACCGCGCTGCGATCGGACGCCACCGACGAGGAGATCGCGCAGCGGTGGGTCGTGGCGATGCTGGGCAAGCGTCCGGGTCACGGGATCGACGACCCGTCGTTCCTGCAGCCGGACCGGCCGATGTCGGCCATCGGCGGCTAG
- a CDS encoding DUF3099 domain-containing protein codes for MPRDPDPVRITTAATSRQADISARQRRYVVSMGIRTVCFVAAIAVGPGWLRWVLVAAAVLLPYVAVVMANAASSRSDDFALMGAGPAHPQLDAPDGSGRTGRDSG; via the coding sequence GTGCCCCGTGACCCCGACCCCGTGCGCATCACGACGGCTGCGACCAGCCGGCAGGCCGACATCTCTGCCCGCCAGCGGCGCTACGTGGTGTCGATGGGGATCCGGACCGTGTGCTTCGTCGCGGCGATCGCCGTCGGCCCGGGCTGGCTCCGGTGGGTGCTGGTGGCGGCGGCCGTCCTGCTGCCCTACGTCGCCGTCGTCATGGCCAACGCCGCCTCCAGCCGCAGCGACGACTTCGCGCTGATGGGCGCGGGGCCCGCGCACCCGCAGCTCGACGCTCCGGACGGGTCGGGCAGGACCGGCCGGGACTCCGGTTGA
- a CDS encoding dodecin, translating to MSNRTYRVTEIVGTSPEGVDQAIRNGIDRAGRTLRHLDWFEVTQVRGQVKDGQVEHFQVGMKVGFRLEDD from the coding sequence ATGTCGAACCGCACCTATCGCGTCACCGAGATCGTCGGCACGTCTCCCGAGGGGGTGGACCAGGCGATCCGCAACGGCATCGACCGCGCCGGCCGCACCCTGCGCCACCTCGACTGGTTCGAGGTCACCCAGGTGCGCGGCCAGGTCAAGGACGGCCAGGTGGAGCACTTCCAGGTCGGCATGAAGGTCGGCTTCCGGCTCGAGGACGACTGA
- a CDS encoding beta-ketoacyl-ACP reductase, whose amino-acid sequence MSQSEPRSVLVTGGNRGIGRAIAEAFLANGDRVAVTSRSGGAPEGALDLTCDITDAAAVDAAYGEVEEAHGPVEVLVANAGVTADTLLLRMSEDDWARVIDTNLTASFRLAKRAAKGMLRQRRGRIVFISSVVGLLGSAGQVNYAASKAGLVGMARSLSRELGSRSITANVVAPGFVDTDMTAVLTEEQKETIKGQVPLGRYGTPEEVASAVLWLTGEGGGYVTGAVIPVDGGLGMGH is encoded by the coding sequence GTGAGCCAGAGCGAACCCAGATCGGTCCTCGTCACCGGCGGCAACCGCGGCATCGGCCGCGCCATCGCCGAGGCGTTCCTCGCGAACGGCGACCGGGTCGCCGTGACCAGTCGCAGCGGAGGGGCGCCCGAGGGCGCGCTCGACCTCACCTGCGACATCACCGACGCCGCCGCGGTCGACGCGGCCTACGGCGAGGTCGAGGAGGCGCACGGCCCGGTGGAGGTGCTGGTCGCCAACGCGGGAGTCACCGCCGACACGCTGCTCCTCCGGATGAGCGAGGACGACTGGGCGCGCGTGATCGACACCAACCTCACCGCCTCCTTCCGGCTGGCCAAGCGAGCGGCGAAGGGGATGCTGCGGCAGCGGCGCGGCCGGATCGTGTTCATCTCCTCGGTCGTGGGTCTGCTGGGCTCGGCCGGCCAGGTCAACTACGCGGCGTCCAAGGCGGGGCTGGTCGGCATGGCGCGCTCCCTGAGCCGGGAGCTCGGTTCCCGCTCGATCACCGCCAACGTCGTCGCGCCCGGGTTCGTCGACACCGACATGACCGCGGTGCTGACCGAGGAGCAGAAGGAGACCATCAAGGGACAGGTCCCGCTGGGGCGCTACGGCACCCCGGAGGAGGTCGCGTCAGCGGTGCTGTGGCTGACCGGCGAAGGTGGCGGCTACGTGACCGGAGCCGTGATCCCGGTCGACGGCGGACTCGGAATGGGGCACTGA
- the fabI gene encoding enoyl-ACP reductase FabI — translation MGILDGKKILVAGVTMDTSIGFAVARVAQEQGATVLISNFGRALGITRRIAKRLPVEPPVLELDVTDDDHLAGLEAAVREHVDGLDGVVHSIAYGNPETLLGGKFLDGPWPDVAQAVQVSAYSLKALAVACRPLMSGGGSIVGMTFDATQAWPAYDWMGVAKAGLESTSRYLARDLGPEGIRCNLVSAGPLKTLAAKAIPGFEGLESLWKDRAPLGWDETDHLPTARAVCALLSDFFPATTGEIVHVDGGFHAMGA, via the coding sequence ATGGGAATCCTCGACGGCAAGAAGATCCTGGTCGCGGGCGTGACCATGGACACCTCGATCGGCTTCGCGGTGGCGCGGGTCGCCCAGGAGCAGGGGGCGACGGTCCTCATCTCCAACTTCGGGCGTGCCCTCGGCATCACCCGCCGCATCGCCAAGCGACTGCCCGTCGAACCGCCGGTGCTCGAGCTGGACGTCACCGACGACGACCACCTCGCCGGGCTCGAGGCGGCCGTGCGGGAGCACGTCGACGGACTCGACGGAGTGGTCCACTCGATCGCCTACGGCAACCCGGAGACGCTGCTCGGCGGCAAGTTCCTCGACGGGCCGTGGCCCGACGTGGCCCAGGCCGTCCAGGTCTCGGCGTACTCCCTCAAGGCGCTGGCGGTCGCCTGCCGGCCGCTGATGAGCGGCGGCGGCTCGATCGTCGGCATGACCTTCGACGCCACCCAGGCCTGGCCCGCCTACGACTGGATGGGTGTGGCGAAGGCCGGGCTCGAGTCGACCTCGCGCTACCTCGCCCGTGACCTGGGGCCGGAGGGCATCCGCTGCAACCTCGTCTCAGCCGGGCCGCTCAAGACGCTCGCGGCGAAGGCGATCCCCGGCTTCGAGGGCCTCGAGTCGTTGTGGAAGGACCGGGCTCCCCTGGGGTGGGACGAGACCGACCACCTGCCCACAGCGCGGGCGGTCTGCGCGCTGCTGTCGGACTTCTTCCCCGCGACCACCGGCGAGATCGTCCACGTCGACGGCGGCTTCCACGCGATGGGGGCCTGA